In Prunus dulcis chromosome 1, ALMONDv2, whole genome shotgun sequence, the following are encoded in one genomic region:
- the LOC117615265 gene encoding cytochrome P450 81Q32-like, translating into MKSTFFELTLNVLMRMIAGKRYYGEHGAKLEEAQLFKELVIETFELSGATNIGDFVPALKYVGVTGLEKKLVILQKKRDKFTQDFIGEHRKMQSGSVSEQRSKTMVDVLLSLQETEPEYYSDEIIRGMIQVMLSAGAETSAGTMEWALSLLLNNPEALAKAQTEIDIEIGQSRLVEEADFARLPYLHGIINETLRMYPADPMLVPHDSSEECTVGGYHVPRGTMLLVNMWAIQNNPKLWSQPEQFKPERFLNVQGERDGFMLLPFGTGRRGCPGEGLAIRMVGLALGSLVQCFEWERIGEEKVDMSEGPGLTMPKAHPLLAKCRPRPKMLALLSQL; encoded by the exons ATGAAGTCAACTTTTTTTGAGCTGACTCTTAATGTTCTGATGAGGATGATTGCTGGAAAACGATATTACGGGGAACATGGGGCAAAACTGGAGGAAGCTCAGCTGTTTAAAGAACTTGTGATAGAGACTTTTGAGTTGAGTGGGGCTACTAACATTGGAGATTTTGTACCAGCTTTAAAATATGTGGGAGTAACTGGGCTTGAGAAGAAGTTGGTGATATTGCAGAAGAAGAGGGATAAATTCACTCAAGATTTTATTGGAGAACATAGAAAAATGCAGAGTGGCTCTGTTTCTGAACAGAGGAGCAAGACCATGGTGGATGTGTTGCTTTCCCTGCAAGAAACTGAACCTGAATATTACAGTGATGAAATCATAAGAGGCATGATACAA GTGATGTTATCAGCAGGGGCAGAAACCTCAGCTGGAACAATGGAATGGGCACTCTCACTTTTGCTGAACAACCCAGAAGCCCTTGCAAAAGCACAGACCGAAATCGATATCGAAATAGGACAAAGCAGGCTCGTTGAAGAGGCAGACTTTGCAAGGCTGCCCTATCTCCATGGCATCATAAATGAGACCCTGCGGATGTACCCAGCAGACCCAATGCTGGTACCCCATGACTCATCAGAGGAGTGCACAGTGGGAGGGTACCATGTTCCACGTGGAACAATGCTGTTGGTGAACATGTGGGCCATACAGAACAATCCTAAGCTGTGGTCACAGCCTGAACAGTTTAAGCCAGAGAGGTTTTTGAATGTACAAGGGGAGAGAGATGGTTTCATGTTGCTGCCCTTTGGGACAGGGAGGAGGGGCTGCCCTGGAGAGGGCTTAGCAATAAGGATGGTTGGGCTGGCCTTAGGGTCATTGGTTCAGTGTTTTGAGTGGGAGAGAATTGGTGAGGAGAAGGTGGATATGAGTGAAGGGCCTGGGCTCACCATGCCTAAAGCTCACCCTTTGCTTGCAAAGTGCAGGCCACGCCCAAAAATGCTGGCCCTGCTTTCTCAACTCTAA
- the LOC117615264 gene encoding E3 ubiquitin-protein ligase APD2-like isoform X2, whose protein sequence is MEIGPNSSRLMKASAVFVEHVEVRDVDRKGVSLYAFSAEPELSHQTNWTVSNYLIVGSYSRKGFSFWLNKGSRISMRVEAHATTLNKLQVVMLKGEQKIEILQPEHTSSQDGLASKEPKIGKEAEYNIEEDDKYYLDIINTKPRGIIITLNVNVSSTMYDITKAKAICSTTKGSCRLRLVFPNTHYVILTTPNNGDLGDWYIELSFVARVVTYIAILGFIVVTIFLILKYLGACDGESSTVVERVEEEVNETYPIVPQKNMRRTYGTNEEDEEDPGASSSSSEELYDEKLCIICYDEQRNSFFVPCGHCATCYDCAQRIMDGENKVCPICRRLIHKVRKLFNP, encoded by the exons ATGGAGATTGGGCCGAACTCCTCTCGCTTGATGAAGGCTAGCGCTGTCTTTGTAGAACATGTTGAAGTGAGAGATGTTGACAGGAAAGGGGTCTCTCTCTATGCTTTCTCTGCAGAGCCTGAATTGAGCCACCAAACCAATTGGACTGTCTCCAATTACTTGATTGTTGGGTCCTATAGTCGCAAG ggattttccttttggttaaACAAGGGTTCAAGGATATCCATGAGAGTGGAAGCTCATGCCACTACATTAAATAAACTCCAAGTTGTTATGCTTAAAG GGGAACAAAAGATTGAAATATTGCAGCCGGAACATACAAGTTCTCAAGATGGCCTTGCCTCTAAGGAACCCAAAATCG GTAAAGAAGCTGAGTACAATATTGAGGAAGATGACAAGTACTACCTTGACATCATAAACACAAAACCTAGAGGCATAATCATAACACTGAATGTAAATGTTTCGTCAACGATGTATGACATTACGAAAGCTAAGGCCATCTGCTCAACAACAAAGGGTTCGTGCCGGCTCAGACTAGTATTCCCCAATACTCACTATGTCATACTAACCACACCTAACAAT GGGGATCTTGGTGATTGGTACATTGAGCTTTCATTTGTGGCCCGTGTCGTAACCTACATTGCAATTTTAG GGTTTATTGTGGTGACTATTTTTCTTATATTGAAATACCTTGGCGCCTGTGATGGTGAGAGTAGTACTGTAGTAGAAAGAGTAGAGGAAGAAGTTAATGAGACTTACCCTATAGTGCCACAGAAGAATATGCGACGGACATATGGGacaaatgaagaagatgaagaagatccAGGAGCATCTAGTAGCTCCTCAGAGGAATTATATGATGAAAAATTATGCATAATTTGTTATGATGAGCAGCGCAACTCCTTCTTCGTTCCCTGTGGTCATTGTGCCACCTGCTATGACTGTGCTCAGAG GATTATGGATGGGGAGAATAAGGTGTGTCCAATATGTAGAAGGCTCATTCACAAAGTGAGAAAATTGTTTAACCCTTAA
- the LOC117615264 gene encoding E3 ubiquitin-protein ligase APD2-like isoform X1 gives MYRPMWTHPTPPAGHQRWQETWARLLTPLTLWICVSVSLRYGYYGDRRMEIGPNSSRLMKASAVFVEHVEVRDVDRKGVSLYAFSAEPELSHQTNWTVSNYLIVGSYSRKGFSFWLNKGSRISMRVEAHATTLNKLQVVMLKGEQKIEILQPEHTSSQDGLASKEPKIGKEAEYNIEEDDKYYLDIINTKPRGIIITLNVNVSSTMYDITKAKAICSTTKGSCRLRLVFPNTHYVILTTPNNGDLGDWYIELSFVARVVTYIAILGFIVVTIFLILKYLGACDGESSTVVERVEEEVNETYPIVPQKNMRRTYGTNEEDEEDPGASSSSSEELYDEKLCIICYDEQRNSFFVPCGHCATCYDCAQRIMDGENKVCPICRRLIHKVRKLFNP, from the exons ATGTACCGTCCGATGTGGACGCATCCGACTCCTCCCGCCGGCCATCAGCGGTGGCAAGAGACTTGGGCGCGCCTCCTCACTCCTTTGACCCTTTGGATATGCG TTTCGGTGAGTCTCCGGTACGGGTATTATGGCGACCGTCGGATGGAGATTGGGCCGAACTCCTCTCGCTTGATGAAGGCTAGCGCTGTCTTTGTAGAACATGTTGAAGTGAGAGATGTTGACAGGAAAGGGGTCTCTCTCTATGCTTTCTCTGCAGAGCCTGAATTGAGCCACCAAACCAATTGGACTGTCTCCAATTACTTGATTGTTGGGTCCTATAGTCGCAAG ggattttccttttggttaaACAAGGGTTCAAGGATATCCATGAGAGTGGAAGCTCATGCCACTACATTAAATAAACTCCAAGTTGTTATGCTTAAAG GGGAACAAAAGATTGAAATATTGCAGCCGGAACATACAAGTTCTCAAGATGGCCTTGCCTCTAAGGAACCCAAAATCG GTAAAGAAGCTGAGTACAATATTGAGGAAGATGACAAGTACTACCTTGACATCATAAACACAAAACCTAGAGGCATAATCATAACACTGAATGTAAATGTTTCGTCAACGATGTATGACATTACGAAAGCTAAGGCCATCTGCTCAACAACAAAGGGTTCGTGCCGGCTCAGACTAGTATTCCCCAATACTCACTATGTCATACTAACCACACCTAACAAT GGGGATCTTGGTGATTGGTACATTGAGCTTTCATTTGTGGCCCGTGTCGTAACCTACATTGCAATTTTAG GGTTTATTGTGGTGACTATTTTTCTTATATTGAAATACCTTGGCGCCTGTGATGGTGAGAGTAGTACTGTAGTAGAAAGAGTAGAGGAAGAAGTTAATGAGACTTACCCTATAGTGCCACAGAAGAATATGCGACGGACATATGGGacaaatgaagaagatgaagaagatccAGGAGCATCTAGTAGCTCCTCAGAGGAATTATATGATGAAAAATTATGCATAATTTGTTATGATGAGCAGCGCAACTCCTTCTTCGTTCCCTGTGGTCATTGTGCCACCTGCTATGACTGTGCTCAGAG GATTATGGATGGGGAGAATAAGGTGTGTCCAATATGTAGAAGGCTCATTCACAAAGTGAGAAAATTGTTTAACCCTTAA